A stretch of DNA from Paramisgurnus dabryanus chromosome 19, PD_genome_1.1, whole genome shotgun sequence:
TTTTATTTGCcaaaagaaaaactaaatgaaCAGAGTTACAATATAACTTTTGACAactgagcaaaaaaaaaaagtgtgacAATTTAAGACAGTGCAAAGTAACACATTACACATAAAACGGCTaacttttaaaacataaaaccaaTACAATAAAAGGTCTACATTAGTAGAACATTAAGATTGCAAACACctgtttgtttatataaaataacttAACCCCAGCTGATCATATTTACTGGGGTTCGAGTTCACAGTTTCTTTTACATTATCAATTTCAGAATTTGTCTTAATTCTTCTGGTTTTACTAAAAGGCAAGAAATATCAAGTACAAGCTCAACAATTTTCCACTTTACTCCTGTTATACAAAACTGTCGTAAGAGATTCATGTCATTTATATTCGTCGGTTGCGGTGAGACTATGTTCAAACAATATTAAGTTCAGTGACACACGCAATGCGAGTTCTGACTGGCAAATGATTAAACATAAATGGGTTAAGATTTATGACTCTGTACCACTTCCAAATGTATATGCCTGTCTGAGAGTGTCCACAAGAAATTGTACTGAATATGTAACTTGTCAATCAGTCTATTATCTGCAGATCTTTGGGCAGCCTGCTGTTTTTCTCAGCACTGGTTACTCCATGCTCTCAGGATCTGCCTGTGCCATATATGCATCAAGCTCTGCATCCAGATGGCCCTTGGTTTTAGACATGTAAGCGTCAAGCTGGTTGTCCAACTGTTCGCGCGTGACGACTGGACGACCTGCTCCTCGGCCTCTGCCGCGTCCACGACCCCTTCCAGCAAACCCTCCACGACCTCTCAGACCCCCACGGCCTATGAGAGAAAAATCAGTAAGAAGTGAATAGACTGCAAAACCGAAAATGGgcagatttttatatttaaattttgaTGTGATGTGAAAACATAATagcaaaattattattatgggTATTATTGCTTTTGTGTTATGAATTTGCACAGAATTTCTACAAAGTCCTTTTTTGTCATATCAATAACACAAACTTGTATATTTCCCTTTTCTAAGGTAGACAACatagactgatatttttcttatttctggagttaggattaaaaaaatataaagatggttcaatatatttgataaaaaatacattctCTAAGAACTTAATTGAAATTTTTTTAATCCACAATGCTGAAATGGCTCAAACTGTACCTCCTTATATCTTAAACACCAACTTTTACATGCAGTAAAGTTACTAAAGGCTGTGGTTTTCATTTCACCTCTTCCTCCAGGTGCTCCACGTGCTGCTCCTCGGCCAATCATAGCTCCTCGTCCCATGGCTCCTCCACGCTGACGCATTCCACGACGAAGACCCATACGACCGGGACCACCCCTGCCTCGCATCTGACCGGAacctaaacacaaaatttaaacctttattaaataaaaatacttttctgATTTAACTTTGCTTTTATTCAAACATTGTAATGCAACTGATCCCATAGCTTGTTGATACAGTTTAAAACTAATTCAACgacccgtcgtcaattattccttacttgtGAAATAATACGAGCAAAAAGACTGAGACAAAAAGCACATGCAAATTTTAGTTTGGCTCCTAAACTGTAAAACAGACCTCAGCTGTCGCTTTCTGTTAGCACACAGAACAGGTGCCATCATTAGAAAGCGAGTAGCACACCAGGGGCTCCCAACGGCCACAATCAAATGCCATAAAATGGTTTACAACAATCAGCACATTTTGAATATCGGTGGGGGCCAGCTGAAAACTCTGGGCTTTAACACTATATATCCCTCAGGAAACTTGTTAAACAAGTTGGTACACAGTTTATAATCCGTGGCAATAGTGTGTGACACTAAAAgtgcaatattattatttatcataGTTTTTAGATGCTTCATTTGTGTGTGTCCGTCATGAATAAACACACAATGTggttaaaaaagcttttaaacaGCTGAAACTCTTCTGTAGTTCCATCTCCATGTTATCGTTTACACAGATGCTGCTGCTGGTCATTATCTTTCAGTAGCAAAAGTAATGTAAACATAAGGCAGAGCAGCAATTCGACTAGCagacttaaaaaataaagacaaaaactgCATTAAAGCAAAATGTCACCTCTGAGAGAGAGCGTTCCTCTCATGGCACCACCTCTACCTCTTCCACGCAATCCTCGTCCAGCTCCCCGCAATCCTCCGATAAATCCCCGCCCTCCAGCGCCTCCCCGCATCAGTGGGCCAATGGGTCGACCCAACCTAGCCTGGATGTTGCTTTTCCCGAGTCGCTGCTTTAGGCTCTACAGATAGTGATATCAAGTCAGcttaaaagaaaaactaaaaaccTCTAAAAAGTTTTGGTGAACTATACATTTACTGATGTGCATTTCATCTTCCTCATCCGAGTGTTACATTTTTGTGCATTTATTTTCCTACCTGTTTATGTTGCAGGGCAGCCTGCACAGAGGGCCTGTTCTCCATCTGCTGGGCGAGGCGACGATTCCGGGCGCTGGCCGTGTGCTGCTGTTGCATGGTGGCTCTGATGCTACTCACAGTCGGCTGCTTGTTCTTCAGCATGTTTGTGAAGCTTGTGGGACAGAACAGAAGGAGGGGAGATAGAAAGGCAGAGAAAGCGGGGGAGAGAGACAGGAGGAAAAGAGAAAGAGGGGATACGAGGAAAGGAGGATTCCAAATCAAATCATTTCACACAGCATGGACGCAGCTACAGGGGAACCTGTAGCAATTTAGTGAATGCCCATTTTTAGACCACACAATCTTTtactctctccctctctttctatTTGGAGACACCCCAACACATCGGCTGGTTTGTTTAAACTTAATTGAAGCCTATTATGTGGTTTCAAAAACAAGAAGTAGAAAAAAACAGAACAATAGACAGAGATAGATGGACTTCTATCAGAGTGATTGCCACTTACAGACCATCATCAACCGATTGTGATGTCATCGGTCCGAGACAACACACGGCGAGTTGGTCCAGGGCTAGAGGGGTGTCTGGCTACCCAGCCACTTACAACCAAGACCGTGACTTGGAACGCCACTTCTGTAAGACGCTTCTGATAGGACGAAGGGGACGGGTCACGTCTAGGCACGGACTGGGCACCTTATTCCATTGACAGCCAAAGAGAAAGTCCGAAAATGAGAAAAGATGCAGATAAAAGGTAGTCtaaaagagagagagtgtgtttgtgtgagagaGGGCAATAAAAACGGATGACACTCCATCCGGCATACATCAACTCATGTGGTCAACCCATGGCTGAGGATGCGCTTCTGCAGTGAATTCAAGTGCAGTCGGCTTACCTCACCATTACCCTCTCACCTCCGGATGTGCTCCGCTTACGCAACAGGACTGCCACACACCATGCCGAAGTTTGGCTTTTTCATTACTTAGATCCTACATGCAGACTCAACAAAATTATCAAGTAACAGCTGCCACGTTGGGTAAGCGGGGCACATCGCGTGGGCAGTCTAGCGTCCATGTCAGGTCTGATGTCTCCCACTCAATGACCTCCATAGTACATGTGTCTTGAGGCTTGTTGCCTTAGTTATGGTATCTTTGTATGCTTTATCCCCCCGGCCTTGAGATAATGCTGTCAGGATGCGTAGAGCCTCACCGCTCATTCAGGGACACCTTGGTGGTGCTTTTCAGCACGACTTTTTGAGAAGAAGGGACACTCATGTTTCTTCAGGCTGGAAGGGATGTCTCCTGTAAAAGAAATATGTCATTGCATCACAAGATTgtaaagagttaaaaaaatatataaattatgaaGGGGAGGTCCA
This window harbors:
- the chtopa gene encoding chromatin target of PRMT1a yields the protein MSVPSSQKVVLKSTTKVSLNERFTNMLKNKQPTVSSIRATMQQQHTASARNRRLAQQMENRPSVQAALQHKQSLKQRLGKSNIQARLGRPIGPLMRGGAGGRGFIGGLRGAGRGLRGRGRGGAMRGTLSLRGSGQMRGRGGPGRMGLRRGMRQRGGAMGRGAMIGRGAARGAPGGRGRGGLRGRGGFAGRGRGRGRGRGAGRPVVTREQLDNQLDAYMSKTKGHLDAELDAYMAQADPESME